The DNA region TCGTCGTTGCAACCCACGCCGGGCCTGCATGCGCGACGTTGCACGAGCCGATAGAGCCGATCAGTTGCACGCTGTTCACGGGAGTGAAGGTGCAGCTCGCGGGTGACGATGCCAGCGTTGCCGTGTACAGCACCGTCACTGGCGTGTTCGTTGCGTCGCCTTCATCGCGCGTCTCGAAGACGAGCGTCGCGGGGGATGCGATCGAGTCTCCGCCGAAGCTGCGCAGCACACCATCGCACAACGCGCTGTACGTCTGCGTTGCGCGCACGGTCTCCGGGCAGTGCAGCCGCAGGCGCAGCGTGTAGCGATGCCCGCTCAGCATCGTCAGCGACGACCCTGCTTCAACGCCGTTGACGAAGGGCGTGACGATGGTCGCGCCACTGCTCTGCCGCACGTTGAACCCGGCAAAGCAGTTGCTGCGCAAGACTGCGCCGTTGTACAGGCCGCACACCACGCCATCGCTTCCCGCTCCCAGCGTCACGGCGTTCATCTCAATCGCCAGCGTTCCGCCGATCTCAACCGGCGCTACGGAGGAGAGCGTCGTTTGTCCATCGAGCCCGTTGCCGCCTGTTATCGTCAGCCCCGCATGCGTGAGCGAGAGGAACGAGCCATTGTCGGCGACGCTCCACAGTCGCGGATTGATCGCCGCCTGGTCGAAGCGCTCGTCGAGTACTGTCGCAGAACCGGCGGTGCGGAACGGCGGCTGTGTCAGTTGAAAGGCGCTCGTCGTTCCATCGCCCATGAAGTACTCGGTGATGTAAGCGGCTGCCTCGGTCTCGCCCGAGAGCGTGATGTCGGTGGCGAGCTCGCGTGCCATCGCAGGCACGAGCGCGGCGATGTGCAGCGCGGCGTCTCCATCGCTAAGCGCGTGCGTAGCGCCCGGCGCGAGGCTGGCTGCATCCGCCGCATCGGCGATGGCGTGGAAGACGAGCCGGTAGATTGCGCCGATCGTCGCAACGCCTGCATACACGCGCTCAGGTTCGGTGACGATCAGGCCGTTGAAGAGCGTAGCTCCGCTGTCGCTGGTTACGGCAACGCGCGCACGGCGCGCAGGCACAGGCAACGCCGTCGCATTCATGTCGAGCGTTCCCGCACATCGTGCGGGTTCGTTCCGCGAGCGCGTGATGGTGAGCGGCGCATCGGCGGAGAGCGCAGCGGTGAAATCGCGCGCGCCTCCGCCATCCATGTTGTCGATGGTTATCTTCACGTTTACCTCGTGTGTGTGTGTTGTGCGGACGACAATCTCCGGGTGCCCCATCCTTCGCAGTCTCACCGCGAAGGGTGGGTTGAGGCGTGTCTCGCGTTTGTCATCCTGAGCGAAGCGCAGCGGAGTCGAAGGACCTGCATTTGTTCTCTCTGTGAAGCGATGTAAAAAAGGGAACAAAGCGAATGCAGGTCCTTCGACTGCGTCATTGCGTTGCAATGACTCCGCTCAGGATGACAAGTCTTTAGAGTGGGAGAGATCTGTTTCTCCCGCCCTTCGCGATGAAACTGCGAAGGATGGGGCACCCGGCCTTCAGGATTGTGAGTTCTTCGCGGCCAGCGGAGGCAGACCGCGCATCTCGCGCACCTCATCGACCGTGAGCACACCGCACTCGATCAGCGTCTTCTGCATCTCCACCTCGCGCGTCTCGTCGCGCGTTTCAAGATCGTTGAAGCAGAACTCGAACTCGCGCCAGCCCAGTTTCTTGGCAAAGAGGTCGCGCGTGATGTGCTCGGCGATCAGCTTCGCGACGGGAACGACCGCGCTCTGAAACGCTTCGTCGGCAAACTCGCCCGCGGTGGAGCGGTTGACGTCGCCGTGTACGCCGAGCAGCATGGGCGGCAGCTCGAAGGCGTTCGCGATCAGGCGAATCAGCATCTCCTGCCACTGCAAACGCAGGTCGGCGTCCGTGCCTCCGGCGAAGCGCAGCACCTCGGGCTTGGTTGGGGTGCTCAGCACAGGCACGCGGCCGGTGCCTTCGATCTCGTCCTGCCACCAGCGGATCATGCGGTCGTGCTGCTCCGGCGTCGCCTCGTCGAGCCACAGCGCATACTGCACGACGGAGTTCGCCGCGAGCTTGCCCGCGTAACGGTTCGCGCTCAGGAACTGGTTGACCGTCTCGAACGCGACCTCAAGCCGCCCGAGCCCAAACGGAGTGTGCGTGCGCGGGTTGAGCCGCACATACATCAGCTCGGCATCAAGCAGCGGAATGAGGGCATCGGTCCCCATGCGCCCTGTCGCCTGTGCATAGCGTGCCTTGTCGGGCGAGCCGTCCCAGCGGCTGTCGATCTGGATCGTCGCGCCGTCGACCGCCCACAGATGAAACGGTCGCAGAGGATCGCCGGT from Acidobacteriota bacterium includes:
- a CDS encoding phage portal protein, which translates into the protein MGVQTVMKNIWRHFSGEVDVAASDAAKGERKTAMLPAVLTPYRGATSTHAALPKPTPANLRRFAETPVVRRAINVVKDKVASMDWQVRVRRGYDIADIDNAQEKMRVLRRCLEEPNAADSFRVLWEQVIEDLLVGGFGAAEMEATGDPLRPFHLWAVDGATIQIDSRWDGSPDKARYAQATGRMGTDALIPLLDAELMYVRLNPRTHTPFGLGRLEVAFETVNQFLSANRYAGKLAANSVVQYALWLDEATPEQHDRMIRWWQDEIEGTGRVPVLSTPTKPEVLRFAGGTDADLRLQWQEMLIRLIANAFELPPMLLGVHGDVNRSTAGEFADEAFQSAVVPVAKLIAEHITRDLFAKKLGWREFEFCFNDLETRDETREVEMQKTLIECGVLTVDEVREMRGLPPLAAKNSQS